The window AAGGCAAGATGGCCAATCTCTTCCGGCTCCTCGCCAGGATCAGGACCGCCCGCTATGATAAGGTGATCAATGTACAACGCTTTGCCGCCACCGGTATGCTGACGGCTTTTTCAGGGGCTAAAGAAACCATCGGCTATGATAAGAATCCCTGGAGCAGGTTCTTCACGACCAGGGTTCCCCATATCATCAGTACGGCCGAACATCCCAAGCATGAGGTGGAAAGGTGTAATGACCTTATCAGGCATTTTACAGATGATGAGGTATACCTTCCCAGGCTCTATCCAACAACTGAAGATTTTGCGAAAGTGGCGGGCTTTAAGGCCCAGCCCTTTATTTGCATTGCGCCGGCTTCGGTATGGTTCACCAAGCAATACCCCGCTGCCAAATGGATCGCTTTCCTGGACAGGGTTCCGGCTGGTATTAAAGTATATATCCTGGGGGCTCCCGGCGATAAGGAACTGGCCAAGGAGATCATTGGGGGAACAAAACATCCTGCCGTGGTGTCGCTATGCGGGGAACTGGGCATGCTGCAATCTGCCGCCCTGATGAAGGATGCCCTGATGAACTATGTCAATGATTCTGCCCCCATGCATTTTGCCTCTTCGGTGAATGCGCCTACTGCTGCCATCTATTGCAGTACCATTCCGGCTTTTGGCTTTGGCCCCTTGTCTGATGGTGCCGCCATTATTGAAACCAGGGAACAGCTTGATTGCAGACCCTGTGGATTGCATGGTCATGCGGCCTGTCCAAAAGGACATTTTAACTGTGCCTATACTATTAAGGAAGAGCAACTGCTGGGTCTCTTGCCCCAATGATCATTTCT is drawn from Flavihumibacter rivuli and contains these coding sequences:
- a CDS encoding glycosyltransferase family 9 protein — protein: MLKILVIQTAFIGDAVLATGILEKLHTRFPDAQIDYLVRKGNEGLFKGHPYLHELIVWDKQQGKMANLFRLLARIRTARYDKVINVQRFAATGMLTAFSGAKETIGYDKNPWSRFFTTRVPHIISTAEHPKHEVERCNDLIRHFTDDEVYLPRLYPTTEDFAKVAGFKAQPFICIAPASVWFTKQYPAAKWIAFLDRVPAGIKVYILGAPGDKELAKEIIGGTKHPAVVSLCGELGMLQSAALMKDALMNYVNDSAPMHFASSVNAPTAAIYCSTIPAFGFGPLSDGAAIIETREQLDCRPCGLHGHAACPKGHFNCAYTIKEEQLLGLLPQ